The following coding sequences lie in one Nitrospirota bacterium genomic window:
- a CDS encoding DUF507 family protein encodes MRIPKSWVPLLAKKIVDNLTSKALIEPAVPVEELVAAAEELLLEELMVEDRLNDEVRQLLRKYESEIEKGRLDFRRLFDMTKQKLVRERNIVL; translated from the coding sequence ATGCGGATACCGAAGAGCTGGGTGCCGCTCCTCGCGAAAAAGATCGTCGACAACCTGACGAGCAAGGCCCTTATCGAGCCTGCGGTTCCCGTCGAAGAGCTCGTGGCGGCAGCGGAGGAGCTGCTCCTCGAGGAGCTCATGGTCGAGGACCGGCTCAACGACGAGGTGCGCCAGCTGTTGAGAAAGTATGAATCGGAAATAGAGAAAGGGCGGCTCGACTTCAGAAGGCTCTTCGACATGACGAAGCAGAAGCTGGTAAGGGAGCGGAATATTGTACTATGA
- the rpsF gene encoding 30S ribosomal protein S6 gives MNFYENMVILNASLNEDEIKAAIDKISGVVTNAGGEVLKAENWGRRKLSYELNKQKMGIYVLFLFKAPSAAIGKLEGYFKVFDPVIKFMVVRLDKRQLAALPKEAAGGAAAPAAAAGTEQKTEA, from the coding sequence GTGAATTTTTACGAAAACATGGTTATCCTCAACGCGTCCCTCAACGAAGACGAAATCAAAGCAGCCATCGACAAGATCTCCGGCGTGGTCACCAACGCGGGCGGCGAAGTCCTGAAGGCCGAAAACTGGGGGAGGAGGAAGCTCTCCTACGAGCTCAACAAGCAGAAGATGGGCATCTATGTCCTCTTCCTGTTCAAGGCCCCCTCTGCTGCGATCGGCAAGCTCGAGGGCTACTTCAAGGTCTTCGATCCGGTGATAAAATTCATGGTGGTCAGGCTGGATAAACGGCAGCTGGCGGCGCTCCCGAAAGAGGCTGCCGGAGGCGCTGCGGCGCCGGCTGCGGCAGCCGGTACCGAGCAGAAGACGGAAGCCTGA
- the ssb gene encoding single-stranded DNA-binding protein: protein MFNRVILIGNLTKDPEVRYTPGGTPVATMRLAVTSKYKQGDDVKDDTLFIDAVVFGKQAESCGHYLSKGSPALVEGRLRERKWESDGVQRSKVEVIANTVRFLPRRDQQQRPARSEGTDFGESAPPEEITDLEPF, encoded by the coding sequence ATGTTCAACCGCGTTATCCTCATAGGCAACCTGACCAAGGACCCGGAAGTGCGGTACACGCCCGGAGGGACGCCGGTAGCGACCATGCGGCTGGCGGTCACCTCCAAGTACAAGCAGGGCGATGACGTGAAGGACGATACCCTCTTCATCGACGCCGTGGTCTTCGGCAAGCAGGCGGAGAGCTGCGGGCATTACCTGAGCAAGGGGAGCCCGGCGCTGGTAGAGGGGCGCCTCCGCGAGCGGAAGTGGGAGTCCGACGGCGTACAGCGGAGCAAGGTGGAGGTCATCGCCAATACGGTGCGGTTCCTGCCCCGGAGGGACCAGCAGCAGCGGCCGGCGCGGAGCGAGGGCACCGATTTCGGCGAGTCTGCGCCGCCGGAAGAGATTACCGATCTGGAACCGTTTTAG
- a CDS encoding ATP-binding protein, whose product MKKKIVIGLSLFSLLFLIGGMYIVVTIEKATTTLDNLIKLHQVEILREHLLIQVKKVQADLTLKNTRHARGIDTIVSHVRGMEGVARMCFSCHHTEEVNTRLRELEDQVEQYKAALSRVFTMRANNSRLQAEEDHAFATGEALIAKTNTMITMASTKLEEKTQATLSKIASTKGILYVLIAIGPFLAAGLAFIFVRGLTEPVKVLLEATRRLEAGDLDYRIEGLKDEFGKVATSFNDMAGTLKGNMETIEESEKRYRMLFESAGDAIFILEAEGERPGQIVAANRAAAEMHGYSVDELLALTIADLDGPDDAGMVERRIGRILGGEWIKDEIMHRKKDGSLFPVEVSAGLLELKDHKYVLAFDRDITVRKQAEERLQRAEQMKACGEFAAGLAHEIKNPLAGIKVSMEVLAEEPTVAEADRDVLLKVVEEIRRIELLLKDLLNFAKPPKPHLMSSDINALLDTTITFSMKSPSFSKSGVPSIRIVKELDPLVPETLADSMQLKQVFLNLLLNAADAMPEGGTLTVRTSYVPAGEMILVEIADTGKGVSEEIKAKIFQPFFTTKAKGTGLGLAISKRLVEQHGGTIAVDDAASGGARFTITLPVRQTEEL is encoded by the coding sequence GTGAAAAAGAAGATCGTCATAGGATTGAGCCTCTTCTCTCTCCTCTTCCTTATCGGCGGCATGTACATCGTCGTGACGATCGAAAAAGCGACCACCACGCTCGACAACCTCATAAAGCTCCACCAGGTCGAGATCCTGCGCGAGCACCTCCTGATACAGGTCAAGAAGGTGCAGGCGGACCTGACCCTCAAGAATACGCGCCACGCCCGGGGTATCGATACGATCGTGAGTCATGTGCGGGGCATGGAGGGGGTTGCGCGGATGTGCTTCAGCTGCCATCACACCGAAGAGGTGAATACGCGGCTGCGGGAGCTGGAGGATCAGGTCGAACAGTACAAGGCCGCCTTGAGCAGGGTGTTCACGATGCGGGCGAACAACAGCAGGCTCCAGGCCGAGGAGGACCACGCCTTCGCGACCGGGGAGGCGCTCATTGCAAAGACGAACACGATGATCACCATGGCGAGCACCAAGCTCGAAGAGAAGACGCAGGCCACGCTCAGCAAGATCGCCAGTACGAAGGGCATCCTTTATGTTCTCATCGCCATCGGGCCCTTCCTCGCCGCGGGGCTCGCCTTTATCTTTGTCAGGGGGCTCACCGAGCCGGTGAAGGTGCTTCTCGAGGCGACCAGGAGGCTCGAGGCAGGAGACCTCGATTACCGCATCGAGGGGCTGAAGGACGAGTTCGGCAAGGTGGCGACCTCGTTCAACGACATGGCCGGTACGCTGAAAGGGAACATGGAGACGATCGAGGAGAGCGAGAAGCGGTACCGGATGCTCTTCGAAAGCGCCGGCGACGCCATCTTCATCCTCGAGGCGGAAGGGGAACGGCCGGGACAGATCGTTGCCGCGAACAGGGCGGCCGCTGAAATGCACGGCTATTCGGTCGATGAGCTGCTCGCGCTCACGATTGCCGACCTCGACGGGCCGGACGATGCGGGAATGGTCGAGAGAAGGATAGGGCGCATCCTCGGAGGAGAGTGGATCAAGGACGAGATCATGCACCGGAAGAAGGACGGCTCCCTGTTCCCCGTGGAGGTGAGCGCCGGCCTCCTCGAGCTCAAGGACCACAAGTATGTCCTCGCCTTTGACCGCGATATCACCGTGCGCAAGCAGGCCGAAGAGCGCCTGCAGCGCGCCGAGCAGATGAAGGCATGCGGGGAGTTCGCCGCAGGTCTTGCCCACGAGATCAAGAATCCCCTTGCCGGGATCAAGGTCTCGATGGAGGTCCTTGCCGAGGAGCCGACGGTCGCCGAGGCGGACCGCGACGTGCTCCTGAAGGTGGTGGAGGAGATCAGGCGTATCGAGCTGCTCCTGAAAGACCTGCTCAACTTCGCGAAGCCGCCCAAGCCCCACTTGATGAGCTCGGACATCAATGCTCTTCTCGATACCACCATAACGTTCTCGATGAAGAGCCCTTCCTTTTCGAAGAGCGGCGTCCCCTCCATACGGATCGTCAAGGAGCTCGATCCCCTCGTCCCCGAGACCCTGGCCGACTCCATGCAGCTGAAACAGGTCTTCCTGAACCTCCTGCTCAATGCCGCCGATGCCATGCCCGAAGGCGGAACGCTTACGGTGCGCACCTCGTATGTCCCTGCCGGCGAGATGATCCTGGTGGAGATCGCCGACACCGGCAAGGGGGTCAGTGAAGAGATCAAGGCGAAGATATTTCAGCCCTTCTTTACCACCAAGGCGAAGGGCACCGGGCTGGGGCTCGCCATAAGCAAGCGGCTGGTCGAGCAGCACGGCGGTACGATAGCGGTCGATGACGCTGCCAGCGGGGGGGCGCGGTTCACGATCACCCTGCCCGTGAGGCAGACGGAAGAGCTCTAG
- a CDS encoding NADH-quinone oxidoreductase subunit C has translation MDPKDIAELIKDRYPTEVKEIKEFRGQVSVVVKRDRIKEMLRYLHDAPELYFNYLEDLCGVDYLGKKEPRFEVVYHLYSLRHKHMIRMKAEVPEEDCVIDSVVDIWAGANWHERECYDLFGVVFKGHPDMRRILLPEDWEGYPLRKDYPLKSDLGDREWKGLKEVIAIAEKNKGYEVR, from the coding sequence ATGGATCCAAAAGATATCGCAGAGCTGATAAAGGACCGGTATCCCACGGAGGTGAAAGAGATCAAGGAATTCCGCGGGCAGGTATCGGTGGTGGTGAAGAGAGACCGCATCAAGGAGATGCTGCGCTACCTGCACGATGCCCCGGAGCTCTACTTCAATTACCTGGAAGACCTTTGCGGCGTGGATTATTTAGGGAAGAAGGAGCCGCGCTTCGAGGTGGTGTATCACCTGTACTCCTTGCGGCATAAGCATATGATACGGATGAAAGCCGAGGTGCCCGAAGAGGATTGCGTCATCGACAGCGTGGTCGATATCTGGGCCGGGGCGAACTGGCACGAGCGGGAGTGCTATGACCTGTTCGGGGTCGTCTTCAAGGGTCATCCGGATATGAGGCGCATCCTGCTCCCCGAGGATTGGGAGGGGTATCCCCTGCGCAAGGATTATCCCCTGAAGAGCGATCTCGGCGACCGGGAGTGGAAGGGCCTCAAAGAGGTCATCGCGATAGCGGAAAAGAACAAAGGATACGAGGTCAGATAA
- a CDS encoding ATP-binding protein: MIVFEAVINNLDEAIFLFDRKGRLAFANKAGEEFFGKSLKEIERRQCKDLFAGAHDIAPLVQKAIREGRSFNCNDMEIDLGRAANVTVNIAPFYAAGTLEGALLCIRENLSIASREDYHFDTLLYLIGSIAHEIKNPLSGIKGAAQILRGSARNDEAVECVNLILKEADRLNHVLQSYLTMTRTPVFNQLNVHEVIEHAVRVMEPGLRERSITISKSYDPSLPLIRGDESKLLQVFINLLKNALEAMETTHVAKGPVARGRRGGRAAVATAPAAEAASGMLVISTRPSNEYMVIYNGERAGQRTAYKKQRWVVITIQDTGAGISAEEMKRIFLPFYTRKAGGSGLGLALSKKIIKDHGGIIKVKSTVGSGTTVSVYLPLLPSAGRAEGEGRGNGHG; the protein is encoded by the coding sequence ATGATCGTATTCGAAGCAGTAATCAATAATCTCGACGAGGCGATCTTTCTCTTTGACAGGAAGGGCAGGCTGGCCTTTGCGAATAAGGCGGGCGAGGAGTTCTTCGGAAAGAGCCTCAAGGAGATAGAGCGGCGCCAATGCAAGGACCTGTTTGCGGGCGCGCACGATATCGCGCCGCTCGTGCAGAAGGCGATCAGAGAGGGGCGCTCGTTCAATTGTAACGACATGGAAATCGACCTGGGCCGGGCAGCGAACGTCACCGTGAATATAGCGCCGTTCTATGCAGCCGGCACGCTCGAGGGCGCGCTGCTCTGCATCCGTGAAAACCTCTCGATCGCGAGCAGGGAGGATTACCACTTCGATACGCTGCTCTATCTCATCGGCTCGATCGCCCATGAGATAAAGAACCCCTTGAGCGGCATAAAGGGGGCGGCCCAGATATTGCGGGGAAGCGCGCGAAACGATGAGGCGGTCGAGTGCGTCAATCTCATCCTCAAGGAAGCGGACCGCCTGAACCATGTGCTCCAGAGCTACCTGACGATGACGAGGACACCGGTCTTCAACCAGCTGAACGTCCACGAGGTGATCGAGCATGCGGTGCGGGTCATGGAGCCGGGGCTCAGGGAGCGGAGTATCACTATCAGCAAGTCCTATGACCCGAGTCTCCCCCTGATCAGGGGCGATGAAAGCAAGCTCCTGCAGGTCTTCATCAACCTGCTCAAGAACGCCCTTGAAGCCATGGAGACGACGCACGTAGCGAAGGGTCCTGTGGCCCGGGGACGCCGGGGCGGGCGGGCTGCTGTCGCGACCGCGCCGGCAGCAGAGGCGGCCTCCGGGATGCTGGTGATATCGACGCGGCCCTCGAACGAGTATATGGTTATCTATAACGGGGAAAGAGCGGGACAGAGGACCGCGTATAAGAAGCAGCGGTGGGTGGTCATCACCATCCAGGACACCGGCGCCGGTATCTCCGCGGAAGAGATGAAGAGAATCTTTCTGCCCTTTTACACCAGGAAGGCGGGAGGCAGCGGGCTCGGGCTCGCCCTCTCGAAAAAGATCATAAAAGATCACGGCGGCATCATCAAGGTGAAGAGCACGGTAGGCTCCGGGACCACGGTCAGCGTCTACCTTCCCCTCCTGCCTTCCGCAGGCCGTGCTGAAGGGGAGGGGAGAGGCAACGGACATGGGTAA
- the trpC gene encoding indole-3-glycerol phosphate synthase TrpC, whose protein sequence is MSILAAIVSRKRERLAEAKRTTPFAALKGMVRDAERSRDFRAAIAGEPGAIRLIAELKKASPSKGLIRKDFDPARIASVYESGPVAAISVLTEEDFFQGQLSFIPLVRQKTTKPLLRKDFLFDEYQLYEARAYGADAVLLIAALLERGQAAEYLQLAGELGLSVLFEVHDEEELEQALSIDAPLIGINNRNLRTLRIDLATTFRLKREIPAGKIVVCESGIRTRDEVQRLIDAGIDAMLIGTSLMEAQDIGKRIDELMPPA, encoded by the coding sequence ATGAGCATTCTCGCCGCCATAGTCTCGAGAAAGAGGGAGCGCCTTGCGGAGGCAAAACGGACGACTCCGTTTGCCGCGCTGAAAGGCATGGTCCGGGATGCCGAGCGGTCCCGGGACTTCAGAGCCGCGATAGCAGGAGAGCCCGGCGCCATACGGCTCATCGCCGAGCTCAAGAAGGCTTCACCTTCGAAAGGCCTGATCAGGAAGGATTTCGATCCTGCGCGCATCGCTTCCGTCTATGAAAGCGGGCCGGTTGCCGCGATATCCGTTCTGACCGAAGAGGACTTCTTCCAGGGGCAGCTCTCGTTCATTCCCCTGGTGAGGCAGAAGACGACGAAACCGCTCCTGCGGAAGGATTTCCTCTTCGACGAGTACCAGCTCTACGAGGCGCGGGCGTACGGCGCCGATGCCGTTCTACTCATCGCAGCCCTTCTCGAAAGAGGCCAGGCAGCGGAGTACTTGCAGCTCGCCGGCGAGCTGGGCCTGTCGGTGCTCTTCGAAGTGCACGACGAAGAGGAGCTCGAACAGGCGCTCTCTATCGACGCCCCCCTCATCGGCATCAACAACCGCAATCTGAGGACGCTCAGGATCGACCTCGCCACAACGTTCAGACTGAAGCGGGAGATACCTGCAGGCAAGATCGTCGTCTGCGAGAGCGGCATCAGGACCAGGGATGAGGTGCAGCGATTGATCGACGCGGGCATCGACGCGATGCTCATCGGTACCTCACTGATGGAGGCGCAGGACATAGGAAAGAGGATCGACGAGCTGATGCCCCCCGCCTGA
- a CDS encoding DUF507 family protein, translating into MMLSDDKITHMTHVLLKGLMERKLIILKEDDSLLRREIKRTVMNELKVGEDMDAAVRKKIQTLSKKPVEGSPEWDVLYTKYFEEEETRRGRK; encoded by the coding sequence ATGATGCTTTCGGACGACAAGATAACCCATATGACCCATGTGCTCCTCAAAGGGCTCATGGAGCGGAAGCTGATTATCCTCAAGGAGGATGACAGCCTGCTCCGGAGAGAGATCAAGAGGACCGTGATGAACGAGCTCAAGGTGGGAGAGGACATGGACGCCGCGGTCCGGAAGAAGATACAGACCCTCTCGAAGAAGCCGGTCGAGGGCAGCCCTGAGTGGGACGTGCTCTACACGAAGTATTTCGAAGAGGAAGAGACCCGCCGGGGCAGGAAATAG
- a CDS encoding HNH endonuclease: protein MFVPEVSEQDMKREKSAARELRKSGWWKRKCAEGRCFYCHSRVPAKELTMDHLVPLVRGGRSVKSNIVTACKECNSNKKYLLPVEWEEYLARLDAAE from the coding sequence ATGTTTGTACCGGAAGTCAGCGAACAGGATATGAAGCGGGAGAAGAGCGCCGCGCGGGAGCTTCGCAAGAGCGGCTGGTGGAAGCGGAAGTGCGCGGAGGGCAGGTGCTTCTATTGCCACTCCAGAGTACCTGCCAAGGAGCTCACCATGGACCACCTCGTCCCGCTGGTCAGGGGCGGCAGGTCGGTGAAGAGCAATATCGTCACTGCCTGCAAGGAGTGCAACAGCAACAAGAAATACCTGCTCCCCGTCGAATGGGAAGAGTATCTCGCCCGCCTGGATGCTGCAGAGTAG
- a CDS encoding phosphate/phosphite/phosphonate ABC transporter substrate-binding protein has translation MKRNLIVVLLVLGIVTGSGGAAVSEAREGKTKKAAQERVLLIGLIPEQNIFKQMERYEPLAAYLSSKVGIKIKLTVLPRYGNIIDNFIAARLDGAFFGSFTYALAHAKLGVQVLVRPESNDGSSTYHGLIFVRKDSGIRSARDMRGKRFAFVDKATTAGYLLPLEYFKKNAIKEYHTYFKETYFTGTHDDTIYDVLNKKADIGVAKNTVFARLAQEDPRIAAELTILEKSPDVPENGLAVRKGLDASLKAKLKEVFLTMHYDPQGKEVLQKFGARRFIATSNGDYQAVYAYAASIGLDLASYDYVNR, from the coding sequence ATGAAGCGGAATCTCATCGTTGTACTCCTGGTTTTAGGAATCGTTACAGGCAGCGGCGGGGCAGCGGTGTCAGAAGCCCGGGAGGGGAAGACTAAAAAGGCTGCCCAGGAGCGCGTTCTTCTCATCGGGCTCATCCCCGAACAGAACATCTTCAAGCAGATGGAACGCTACGAGCCCCTTGCCGCCTATCTTTCGTCCAAGGTCGGCATAAAGATCAAGCTTACCGTACTCCCCCGCTACGGCAATATCATCGATAATTTTATCGCAGCACGCCTGGACGGCGCTTTTTTCGGGAGCTTCACCTATGCCCTGGCGCACGCCAAGCTCGGCGTGCAGGTCCTCGTGAGGCCGGAGAGCAATGACGGCTCCTCGACCTACCACGGGCTCATCTTTGTGAGGAAGGACAGCGGCATCAGGTCCGCCCGCGACATGAGGGGGAAGCGGTTCGCCTTTGTCGACAAGGCGACCACCGCCGGTTACCTCCTGCCGCTGGAGTACTTCAAGAAGAACGCCATAAAGGAATACCACACCTATTTCAAGGAAACCTATTTCACCGGCACCCACGACGATACCATCTACGACGTTCTTAATAAGAAGGCCGATATCGGCGTCGCAAAAAATACGGTGTTTGCCCGGCTCGCGCAGGAAGACCCCCGCATCGCCGCCGAGCTCACCATCCTCGAGAAGTCTCCCGATGTCCCCGAAAACGGCCTGGCCGTGAGAAAGGGGCTCGATGCCTCGCTGAAGGCCAAGCTCAAGGAAGTCTTCCTCACCATGCACTACGATCCGCAGGGAAAAGAGGTGCTCCAGAAGTTCGGCGCGCGCCGCTTCATCGCGACCTCCAATGGCGATTACCAGGCGGTCTATGCCTACGCAGCATCGATCGGCCTTGACCTCGCCAGCTACGACTATGTGAACCGGTAG
- the rpsR gene encoding 30S ribosomal protein S18, producing MGMPQKRFQRRKFCRFCADKVAFIDYKDLKTLRSYMTERGKILTRKMTGTCSEHQRELTGAIKRARHIALLPFMEK from the coding sequence ATGGGAATGCCGCAAAAGAGATTTCAGAGAAGAAAGTTCTGCAGGTTCTGTGCAGATAAGGTGGCCTTTATAGATTACAAGGACCTCAAGACGCTGCGGAGCTACATGACCGAGCGGGGGAAGATCCTGACCAGGAAGATGACCGGCACCTGCTCCGAGCACCAGCGGGAGCTGACCGGGGCGATCAAGAGGGCCCGGCATATCGCCCTGCTGCCGTTCATGGAGAAGTAA
- a CDS encoding sigma-54 dependent transcriptional regulator, with amino-acid sequence MGKRLLIIDDDESVVWVVRKALEPLGYEVEARSTIKGGVKLVDAYKLILLDLMLPDGNGIDALKEIRVFNPDALVVIVTAHGRMESAIDAMKEGAYDYLEKPFDIEELKIVVERAFRDISMREELLSLRQSKEDARPFQIIGKSRSILKVFKEIGRVAPKDVTVLVSGESGTGKELVARAIHSNSRRKFGPFVAISAASIPAELLEAELFGWEKGAFTGAVEKTAGKIQAADGGTLFLDEIAELNIDLQAKLLRFLQEREYSPLGSSKVVKADVRIIGATNKNLRECVRNGLFREDLYYRFNVIEIKLPPLRERREDIIPLSRHFLKESIRAFELPPKDYSKDAEKALLAHDWPGNVRELENTIKRASILSKGSLIERRDLFAGDYHSFSVKEFLEGKLNGFIDKMTAIENSNLHEHVISEVEKALFSIVLKETGGNQVRAARILGINRNTLNKKMREYKLI; translated from the coding sequence ATGGGTAAACGGCTCCTGATTATCGATGATGACGAGAGCGTCGTCTGGGTCGTCCGGAAGGCGCTCGAGCCCCTCGGCTACGAGGTCGAGGCGAGATCGACCATCAAGGGGGGCGTCAAGCTCGTCGATGCCTACAAGCTGATCCTGCTCGACCTCATGCTTCCCGACGGCAACGGTATCGATGCCCTGAAGGAAATCAGGGTATTCAACCCCGATGCCCTGGTGGTCATTGTGACCGCTCACGGGAGGATGGAGAGCGCCATCGATGCCATGAAGGAAGGCGCCTACGATTACCTGGAAAAGCCGTTCGATATCGAGGAGCTCAAGATCGTCGTCGAGAGGGCCTTCAGGGATATCTCGATGCGGGAGGAGCTGCTCTCGCTGCGGCAGAGCAAGGAGGATGCGCGGCCTTTCCAGATCATCGGAAAGTCCCGGAGCATCCTGAAGGTCTTCAAGGAGATAGGCCGGGTCGCGCCCAAGGACGTGACCGTGCTCGTCTCGGGCGAGAGCGGCACCGGCAAGGAGCTCGTTGCTCGGGCGATCCACAGCAACAGCAGGAGAAAGTTCGGCCCCTTTGTCGCGATCAGTGCAGCCTCCATTCCTGCCGAGCTGCTCGAGGCGGAGCTCTTCGGATGGGAGAAGGGGGCCTTTACCGGCGCGGTGGAGAAGACCGCGGGAAAGATCCAGGCTGCCGACGGCGGCACGCTCTTCCTCGACGAGATCGCGGAGCTCAACATCGACCTCCAGGCAAAACTGCTGCGGTTCCTCCAGGAGCGGGAGTACAGCCCGCTGGGGAGCAGCAAGGTCGTCAAGGCCGACGTCAGGATCATCGGGGCGACCAACAAGAACCTCAGGGAGTGCGTCAGGAACGGTCTTTTCCGCGAGGACCTCTACTACCGTTTCAACGTGATCGAGATCAAGCTCCCGCCCCTGAGAGAGCGCAGGGAGGATATCATTCCCCTCAGCCGGCACTTTCTCAAGGAATCGATCAGGGCCTTCGAGCTTCCGCCGAAGGACTACTCGAAGGACGCTGAAAAGGCCCTCCTGGCCCATGACTGGCCCGGCAATGTGCGGGAGCTCGAAAATACGATCAAGCGCGCCTCGATCCTCTCGAAGGGGAGCCTCATCGAGAGGAGGGACCTTTTTGCCGGCGATTACCATTCGTTCTCCGTTAAAGAGTTTCTGGAGGGCAAGCTCAACGGGTTCATCGATAAAATGACCGCCATAGAAAATTCCAACCTCCACGAGCATGTCATCTCCGAGGTCGAGAAGGCGCTCTTCAGTATCGTGCTCAAGGAGACCGGCGGCAACCAGGTGAGGGCGGCAAGGATACTCGGCATCAATAGAAACACGCTCAACAAGAAGATGAGAGAATATAAATTGATTTGA
- the ndhC gene encoding NADH-quinone oxidoreductase subunit A has translation MNPITPGSYIPTEYFPVMVFMIIALAIGTGALIMGEIFRLKRPYREKLMPYESGNPPVSEPRHRFSIKFYIIAMLFVVFDVEAVFLYPWALVFGKIGLYALVEMMLFIVVLAVGFIYAWRKEAFKWD, from the coding sequence ATGAACCCGATAACTCCCGGCAGCTATATACCCACCGAATATTTCCCCGTAATGGTCTTCATGATAATAGCCCTGGCCATAGGCACAGGAGCGTTGATCATGGGCGAAATCTTCAGGCTGAAGCGGCCCTACCGGGAGAAGCTCATGCCCTATGAGTCGGGCAACCCGCCGGTCAGCGAGCCGCGCCACCGGTTCAGCATCAAATTCTATATCATCGCCATGCTTTTCGTGGTCTTCGATGTGGAAGCGGTCTTCCTCTATCCCTGGGCGCTCGTCTTCGGCAAGATCGGCTTGTACGCCCTCGTGGAAATGATGCTCTTTATCGTCGTGCTGGCTGTCGGCTTTATCTACGCATGGCGGAAAGAGGCATTCAAGTGGGACTGA
- the nadD gene encoding nicotinate-nucleotide adenylyltransferase: MRLGIFGGTFNPVHFGHLRTAEEVREAAGLDRVVFIPSGSPPLKATDLVDAAHRYEMVALAAGGNARFLVSDIELRQTGKSYTAVTFRRLREHYPDDELFFILGIDAFLDLPHWWQPESLIELTDFIVVLRPGFTFADIATSPYIASRGESVGEGTAPGIRMLKSGKSVILLEVTQLAVSSTEIRRLLREGKSIRYLVPEAVEAYIHRHGLYR; this comes from the coding sequence GTGAGGCTCGGCATATTCGGCGGGACCTTCAATCCTGTCCATTTCGGACACCTGCGCACTGCCGAGGAGGTCCGGGAGGCTGCAGGGCTCGACCGGGTGGTATTCATTCCCTCGGGAAGCCCTCCCCTCAAGGCGACCGATCTGGTCGATGCGGCCCACCGGTATGAGATGGTGGCGCTCGCAGCAGGGGGAAATGCAAGATTTCTGGTTTCCGACATCGAGCTGCGCCAGACCGGGAAGTCCTATACCGCGGTAACCTTCCGGCGGCTCCGCGAACACTATCCTGATGATGAGCTCTTCTTCATTCTCGGCATCGATGCCTTTCTGGACCTCCCCCACTGGTGGCAGCCTGAAAGCCTTATCGAGCTGACCGATTTTATCGTGGTGCTCAGGCCCGGGTTCACTTTTGCGGATATCGCAACGTCGCCCTATATCGCCTCTAGGGGGGAATCGGTGGGAGAGGGGACAGCCCCCGGCATCCGGATGCTGAAGTCCGGAAAAAGCGTTATCCTCCTCGAGGTGACGCAGCTCGCTGTATCGTCGACAGAAATAAGGAGGCTCCTCAGGGAGGGGAAGAGCATCAGATACCTGGTGCCGGAAGCAGTCGAGGCGTATATACACAGACACGGCCTCTACCGGTAA